A window of Agrobacterium tumefaciens contains these coding sequences:
- a CDS encoding WD40 repeat domain-containing protein → MPTVAPLDIEGHVVSTHFLGDIPLFATAAGTIHRLDGGEKVTEAHDGLLTCIRDPYSATLLSGGEDGRVLRIGHDGSISEIANVPRKWVGVVAGGPQKAVAYGVGKSSFVRLSDGTVKEFKEERTVEAIAFAPKGLRIAVARYNGVTLHWVATAGDPVDLEWKGAHTGVTFSPDGKFLVTTMQENALHGWKMEATKGGMEARHMRMTGYPAKVKSVSWSAKGKWLASSGAPAAIVWPFSGKDGPMGKAPEELGSRANILATNVAFHPVEDVLAIGFIDGMILGVRLADGKEALLRRPGKGAITSMDWSATGKLLAFASEAGDCGIIDISA, encoded by the coding sequence ATGCCGACTGTTGCCCCGCTTGATATCGAAGGCCACGTGGTCTCGACCCATTTTCTCGGCGACATTCCGCTGTTTGCCACCGCCGCCGGCACCATTCACCGGCTGGATGGCGGCGAGAAGGTAACGGAGGCACATGACGGGCTTCTGACCTGCATTCGTGACCCTTACAGCGCCACGCTGCTTTCTGGCGGTGAAGATGGGCGCGTGCTGCGCATCGGCCATGATGGCAGCATCAGCGAGATCGCCAACGTGCCGCGCAAATGGGTTGGCGTCGTCGCCGGCGGTCCGCAGAAAGCGGTCGCTTATGGCGTCGGCAAGTCCAGCTTCGTGCGTCTCTCGGACGGCACGGTCAAGGAATTCAAGGAAGAGCGCACAGTGGAGGCGATCGCCTTCGCACCCAAGGGCCTACGGATTGCCGTTGCCCGTTATAACGGCGTGACGCTCCACTGGGTGGCAACCGCGGGCGATCCCGTCGATCTCGAATGGAAGGGTGCGCACACCGGCGTCACCTTTTCGCCAGACGGCAAGTTCCTCGTCACCACCATGCAGGAAAATGCCCTGCATGGCTGGAAGATGGAAGCCACGAAAGGCGGCATGGAAGCGCGCCATATGCGCATGACCGGTTATCCCGCCAAGGTTAAATCCGTATCATGGTCGGCAAAGGGCAAATGGCTCGCCTCATCAGGCGCGCCAGCCGCGATCGTCTGGCCCTTCTCCGGCAAGGACGGCCCGATGGGTAAGGCCCCGGAAGAACTCGGCAGCCGCGCCAACATCCTCGCCACCAACGTCGCCTTCCACCCGGTGGAAGACGTTCTCGCCATTGGCTTCATCGACGGCATGATTCTCGGCGTGCGCCTCGCCGACGGCAAGGAAGCCCTGCTGCGCCGCCCCGGGAAAGGCGCGATCACCAGCATGGACTGGAGCGCCACCGGCAAACTGCTCGCCTTTGCCTCCGAGGCGGGAGACTGCGGGATCATCGACATTTCAGCGTGA
- a CDS encoding polysaccharide pyruvyl transferase family protein yields MKPYHWESHHGNFGDDLNLWLWDFLLPGLRDVHDDVMLVGVGTVLNDVLLPGKQRKLVIGSGYGYGAVPDTSTEFWDIRCVRGEKTAAKLGLAPEKGIVDPAVMVTEMPDFKNLPKLYKKTFVPHWESAEFGMWETVCEPAGLTYLDPRGEAKAVIRAIAQSEFIVAESMHGAILADAFRVPWVAVSTSPSINSFKWSDWAGSVGVEYQPRYVPVSTRAEAAKKGSRFWGMSFPPPPPPVVAEPGSVSPHEGAAHEGEVLVRPQETQSRSLRKLAKQVLAAPSTLALWQASRAEPRLSPDGRLEERKERFSAVLDTVKRDYF; encoded by the coding sequence ATGAAACCTTATCACTGGGAATCTCATCACGGAAATTTCGGTGACGATCTCAACCTCTGGCTGTGGGACTTCCTGCTCCCGGGTCTGCGCGACGTGCATGACGATGTCATGCTCGTCGGTGTCGGCACCGTGCTCAACGACGTTCTTTTGCCTGGAAAACAGCGCAAGCTGGTGATCGGTAGCGGTTATGGTTATGGCGCGGTGCCGGATACCAGCACCGAGTTCTGGGATATTCGTTGCGTGCGCGGCGAAAAAACCGCCGCCAAGTTGGGACTCGCGCCTGAAAAGGGCATTGTCGACCCCGCCGTCATGGTCACGGAGATGCCTGACTTCAAAAACCTGCCCAAACTTTACAAGAAGACCTTCGTTCCCCATTGGGAATCGGCGGAGTTCGGCATGTGGGAAACGGTCTGTGAGCCAGCAGGCCTCACCTATCTTGACCCGCGCGGCGAAGCGAAAGCGGTCATCCGCGCCATTGCCCAGTCTGAATTCATCGTGGCTGAATCCATGCATGGTGCAATTCTGGCGGATGCCTTTCGCGTGCCGTGGGTTGCCGTCAGCACCTCGCCTTCGATCAACAGCTTCAAATGGAGCGACTGGGCCGGCAGCGTCGGCGTGGAGTATCAGCCGCGTTATGTGCCCGTTTCGACCCGCGCAGAGGCGGCGAAAAAAGGCTCGCGTTTCTGGGGCATGAGCTTCCCGCCACCACCGCCACCTGTCGTCGCCGAGCCTGGTTCGGTTTCTCCGCATGAGGGCGCCGCGCATGAAGGCGAAGTGCTGGTACGCCCACAGGAAACGCAATCTCGCTCGCTGCGAAAACTCGCCAAGCAGGTGCTGGCGGCCCCTTCCACGCTGGCGCTTTGGCAGGCCAGCCGCGCAGAACCCCGCCTCAGCCCGGACGGCCGACTGGAGGAGCGGAAGGAACGTTTCTCGGCGGTTCTAGACACTGTGAAGCGGGATTATTTTTAA
- a CDS encoding glycosyltransferase family A protein, producing the protein MARFTVVIPYYQKQHGVLGRALASVFAQTYQDFDLVIVDDESPYPIDRELAEISQEQKDRIIVIKQANAGPGGARNTGLDNVPDGTDYVAFLDSDDIWTPDHLKNAAFALTTFGGECYWASMQASDEFYYHFAISELEKNEGAARVSETPLVIELPDLASVMLRNWSFLHLSCMVIGRPLFEKIRFDPALRLAAEDVLFFCDSILASKRTLLCDDAGAMRGMGVNIFHSIDNSSPEFLRQQFNTWVALDTLEGRFSRRPADVASIASYKNTARKQALWSQAGNLKRRKAPEFGLLLKWVMRDPALLRAAFELGAGKIVRSR; encoded by the coding sequence ATGGCAAGATTTACTGTCGTCATTCCCTACTACCAAAAGCAGCACGGCGTCCTGGGACGTGCACTCGCATCGGTTTTTGCGCAGACTTACCAGGACTTCGATCTTGTCATCGTCGATGACGAATCGCCATACCCGATCGATCGGGAACTTGCGGAAATTTCGCAGGAACAGAAAGACCGGATTATTGTCATTAAGCAGGCGAATGCCGGCCCCGGCGGTGCACGCAACACCGGTCTGGACAACGTGCCCGATGGCACCGACTACGTGGCCTTCCTGGATTCCGACGATATCTGGACGCCTGATCATCTCAAGAATGCAGCCTTTGCGCTCACGACCTTCGGTGGCGAGTGCTATTGGGCTTCGATGCAGGCAAGTGACGAATTTTATTACCATTTCGCCATTTCCGAGCTTGAGAAAAACGAGGGCGCGGCCCGCGTTTCCGAGACGCCGCTGGTGATCGAACTGCCGGATCTGGCGAGTGTCATGCTGCGCAACTGGAGCTTCCTGCATCTCTCCTGCATGGTGATCGGCCGTCCGCTTTTTGAAAAAATCCGCTTTGATCCGGCGCTTAGACTGGCGGCGGAAGATGTGCTGTTTTTCTGCGATTCCATCCTCGCTTCGAAGCGGACGCTGCTCTGTGACGACGCCGGTGCGATGCGCGGAATGGGCGTCAATATCTTCCACAGCATCGACAATAGCTCGCCGGAATTCCTGCGCCAGCAGTTCAACACCTGGGTGGCGCTCGATACGCTGGAGGGGCGTTTTTCACGCCGGCCGGCCGATGTCGCCTCCATTGCATCCTATAAAAACACGGCACGCAAACAGGCGCTGTGGAGCCAGGCGGGCAATCTGAAACGGCGCAAGGCGCCCGAATTCGGACTGCTGTTGAAGTGGGTGATGCGTGATCCGGCACTGCTGCGTGCCGCTTTCGAACTCGGCGCCGGCAAAATCGTGCGCTCCAGATGA
- a CDS encoding CobW family GTP-binding protein, with amino-acid sequence MTETAAAKPIPVTVLTGYLGAGKTTLLNRILSENHGKKYAVIVNEFGEIGIDNDLIVESDEEIYEMNNGCVCCTVRGDLIRVVEGLMRRPGRFDGIIVETTGLADPVPVAQTFFMDDDVRAKTELDAVVALVDAKHLPLRLKDSREAEDQIAFADVVIVNKTDLVSPEEVARIEDIVRAINPSARIYKTTRSGVDLARVLDQGAFNLERALENDPHFLEHGHDDHVCGPDCDHHHDHDHHHYDHDHDHAHHHHDHDHGHDHHHGAVSPIHDVTVQSVSLRGGEMNPERFFPWIQKVTQVDGPNILRLKGIIAFKGDAERYVVQGVHMIIEGDHQRPWKEDEKRESRLVFIGRELDREKLEKSFNACLATA; translated from the coding sequence ATGACCGAAACAGCAGCAGCCAAGCCCATTCCAGTCACCGTCCTGACGGGATATCTCGGTGCAGGCAAGACGACGCTTCTCAACCGCATTCTCTCCGAGAACCACGGAAAGAAATACGCTGTCATCGTCAATGAATTCGGTGAGATCGGCATCGACAACGATCTGATCGTCGAATCCGATGAAGAAATCTATGAAATGAACAATGGCTGCGTGTGCTGCACGGTGCGTGGTGACCTCATCCGCGTCGTGGAAGGCCTGATGCGCCGGCCCGGCCGTTTCGACGGCATCATTGTGGAAACGACGGGGCTCGCCGACCCGGTGCCCGTCGCCCAGACCTTCTTCATGGATGACGATGTGCGCGCCAAGACCGAGCTCGATGCCGTCGTTGCCCTCGTTGACGCCAAGCACCTGCCGCTGCGGCTGAAGGACAGTCGCGAGGCTGAAGACCAGATCGCCTTCGCCGACGTCGTCATCGTCAACAAGACCGATCTCGTTTCGCCCGAGGAAGTCGCCCGCATCGAAGATATCGTGCGCGCCATCAATCCTTCCGCCCGCATCTACAAGACCACGCGCTCCGGCGTCGATCTTGCCCGCGTTCTCGACCAGGGCGCATTCAATCTCGAGCGCGCGCTCGAGAACGATCCGCATTTCCTCGAGCATGGCCATGACGACCACGTCTGCGGCCCCGATTGCGACCACCACCATGATCATGACCATCACCACTACGATCATGACCACGACCACGCGCATCATCACCATGATCACGACCATGGCCACGATCACCACCATGGCGCAGTTTCGCCAATCCATGACGTCACGGTGCAGTCGGTTTCGCTGCGCGGCGGCGAGATGAATCCTGAGCGCTTCTTCCCGTGGATTCAAAAGGTGACGCAGGTCGATGGGCCCAACATCCTGCGCCTGAAGGGCATTATTGCTTTCAAAGGCGACGCGGAGCGTTACGTGGTGCAGGGCGTGCACATGATCATCGAGGGCGACCACCAGCGTCCTTGGAAGGAAGATGAAAAGCGCGAAAGCCGCCTCGTCTTCATCGGCCGTGAACTGGACCGCGAGAAGCTGGAGAAAAGCTTTAACGCCTGCCTCGCCACGGCATAG
- a CDS encoding glycosyl transferase family 1, with amino-acid sequence MTHILYLAHDLSDPAIRRRVLTLLAGGARVTLAGFRRGQNRLAEIEGVVPVVLGETADGKFMQRLAAVGKASLSLGKLLSGIPTPEVILARNLEMLALAKRAMSIYGGEPALVYECLDIHRLLLNKGKPGQLLNAAQRYFARDAKLLITSSPAFVEHYFKPVSGLDLPVLLQENKVLALDSTFAATPRPRAPAPGEPWKIGWFGALRCRKSLVILAEFAHRMEGKVEIILRGRPAYSEFPDFDGFVAAAPHVHFHGPYKNPEDLADIYNEVQFTWAIDFFEEGQNSSWLLPNRLYEGCLYGTLPIAFSGTETARFIEKRNIGFVLQQAGADDLAALFNQMTPQTYADAFHTLSATDRKQWLTDRDDCRLLVQQLSSPAKSASGHARKAQFSPV; translated from the coding sequence ATGACCCATATTCTCTACCTCGCGCATGATCTTTCAGACCCCGCCATTCGCCGGCGGGTGCTGACCTTGCTTGCAGGCGGGGCGCGGGTCACGCTGGCAGGTTTCCGGCGCGGGCAGAACCGGCTGGCGGAAATCGAGGGCGTCGTGCCCGTCGTGCTCGGGGAGACCGCCGACGGGAAGTTCATGCAACGCCTAGCCGCGGTGGGGAAAGCCAGCCTTTCGCTGGGCAAGCTATTGAGCGGCATCCCGACACCCGAGGTCATTCTTGCCAGAAATCTGGAGATGCTGGCTCTGGCAAAGCGCGCCATGTCGATCTATGGCGGCGAGCCGGCACTGGTTTACGAATGTCTCGATATTCACCGCCTTCTTCTCAACAAGGGCAAGCCCGGACAGCTGCTGAATGCCGCCCAGCGCTATTTTGCACGCGACGCCAAACTGCTGATCACCAGCTCTCCGGCCTTCGTGGAGCATTATTTCAAGCCCGTTTCCGGCCTCGATCTTCCTGTCCTCTTGCAGGAAAACAAGGTGCTGGCGCTCGATAGCACCTTTGCCGCCACGCCACGACCACGCGCGCCTGCGCCAGGAGAGCCGTGGAAAATCGGGTGGTTCGGCGCGCTTCGCTGCCGCAAGTCGCTGGTAATCCTCGCCGAATTTGCCCATCGAATGGAAGGCAAGGTCGAAATCATCCTGCGCGGCCGGCCGGCCTATTCGGAATTTCCTGATTTCGATGGCTTCGTGGCCGCAGCCCCGCATGTGCATTTCCATGGGCCATACAAGAACCCCGAGGATCTCGCCGACATCTATAACGAGGTGCAATTCACCTGGGCCATCGACTTTTTCGAGGAAGGCCAGAATTCCAGCTGGCTGCTGCCCAACCGGCTATATGAAGGCTGCCTTTATGGCACCTTGCCGATTGCGTTTTCCGGCACGGAAACAGCCCGCTTCATCGAAAAACGCAATATCGGCTTCGTCCTGCAACAGGCGGGCGCTGACGATCTTGCCGCCCTCTTCAACCAGATGACCCCGCAGACCTATGCGGATGCCTTCCACACCCTATCGGCAACAGACAGGAAACAATGGCTGACCGACCGCGACGATTGCCGTCTGCTGGTGCAGCAATTGTCCTCACCCGCCAAATCCGCTTCCGGCCACGCCCGTAAAGCGCAGTTTTCACCCGTGTAG
- a CDS encoding MarR family winged helix-turn-helix transcriptional regulator, producing MSKDKSAKKDKGSKKAKEGKKNREENFNPEELAQSITQAARSMRTALSHSLAESGLYAGQDGVILALAQEGSLTPGQIAQKLGVKAPTMTRTIGRMEAQGFVERSGDEEDGRVTLVKLTEAGLKSVDHINNSIATCSERAISGFSAKDIRNVVRLLKAIDANLQ from the coding sequence ATGAGCAAGGACAAAAGCGCCAAGAAGGACAAGGGCAGCAAGAAGGCCAAGGAAGGGAAGAAAAACAGGGAAGAGAATTTCAACCCGGAGGAACTGGCGCAGTCCATTACCCAGGCTGCCCGCTCCATGCGCACGGCGCTCAGCCATAGCCTTGCCGAAAGCGGCCTTTATGCCGGACAGGACGGCGTCATTCTCGCTCTGGCGCAGGAAGGCAGCCTGACACCGGGACAGATCGCCCAGAAACTGGGCGTCAAGGCACCCACCATGACGCGCACCATCGGTCGCATGGAAGCCCAGGGGTTCGTGGAGCGTAGCGGCGATGAAGAAGACGGCCGCGTTACGCTGGTGAAGCTGACGGAAGCGGGTTTGAAGAGCGTCGACCATATCAACAACTCAATCGCCACTTGCAGCGAGCGCGCGATATCGGGTTTTTCTGCCAAAGACATTCGTAACGTCGTCAGGCTTCTCAAAGCTATCGACGCAAATCTTCAATGA
- a CDS encoding lipopolysaccharide biosynthesis protein produces the protein MPPAPNVKTITTNVGWSVLSKTGTFGLKFVTVPILARLLTPEEFGVVAVGLTVVQFLTMIAGAGLTSALIVEKDEDMETIHTVFWANLAISCTMAAVLYIFAEFFGGLLGAVESAYLLRIMAFLIPLQLAGDVAYSLLARRMNFSKDALWSMASESIAAIAAVALAFMGFGVWALIIQLFAAALIRLVGLYAVSRYCPRFVMKPRRLVPLLGFSSGLMGSEIANFVTFQSPMVVIARHLGLADAGAYSASNRFASIPNQVVLSAVMGVLFPAFSRMMDDPQRRRDALMFSTQVLTVLLAPMMFGLWAVAEPAMLVIFGQNWAYAWPVLGLLALSKAILTPCSTFIPYLKGAGYGRVLFWSATLRAVVTTVAVWFAALYGTLIDAMIWLCIVNAVTLVAYSWAVFKASDTPFFQGLYVSSRPMIAAFVMAVAVRYLLHLLADRVPNATLQVLIGAAVGSAIYAILILLTERALLGKILGMVKSRRAPNTATQG, from the coding sequence ATGCCCCCAGCACCAAATGTAAAGACCATCACCACGAATGTGGGCTGGAGCGTTTTATCAAAAACAGGGACATTCGGGCTTAAATTTGTCACGGTCCCCATTCTCGCTCGTCTCCTCACGCCGGAAGAATTCGGGGTGGTGGCAGTAGGACTTACGGTTGTACAGTTCCTGACCATGATCGCCGGGGCGGGGCTCACCTCCGCCCTCATCGTCGAGAAGGATGAGGATATGGAAACGATCCATACCGTCTTCTGGGCCAATCTGGCGATCTCCTGCACCATGGCAGCCGTCCTCTACATCTTCGCCGAATTTTTCGGCGGATTGCTGGGTGCGGTGGAAAGCGCATACCTGCTGCGCATCATGGCCTTCCTCATTCCGTTGCAGCTTGCTGGCGACGTTGCTTATTCGCTCTTGGCGAGGCGGATGAACTTCAGCAAGGATGCGCTCTGGAGCATGGCCTCGGAGAGCATCGCGGCGATTGCCGCGGTCGCGCTCGCCTTCATGGGGTTCGGCGTCTGGGCGCTTATCATCCAGCTTTTTGCCGCGGCTTTGATCCGCCTCGTCGGACTTTACGCCGTTTCGCGTTATTGCCCGCGTTTTGTCATGAAGCCACGCCGGCTGGTGCCGCTTCTCGGCTTCAGTTCGGGGCTGATGGGCTCGGAAATCGCCAATTTTGTCACCTTCCAGTCGCCGATGGTGGTAATTGCCCGGCACTTGGGTCTGGCGGATGCCGGCGCCTATTCCGCTTCCAACCGTTTCGCCAGCATTCCCAACCAGGTGGTTTTATCCGCCGTCATGGGGGTTCTGTTTCCCGCTTTCAGCCGCATGATGGACGACCCGCAGCGCCGGCGCGATGCGTTGATGTTTAGCACGCAGGTGCTGACCGTTCTGCTCGCGCCCATGATGTTCGGTCTCTGGGCCGTGGCCGAGCCGGCCATGCTTGTCATCTTCGGGCAGAACTGGGCTTATGCCTGGCCGGTCCTTGGTCTTCTTGCCCTATCGAAAGCCATTCTCACGCCCTGCAGCACCTTCATCCCTTACCTCAAGGGCGCTGGTTACGGGCGTGTCCTGTTCTGGTCGGCGACACTCCGTGCCGTCGTCACCACGGTCGCGGTCTGGTTCGCGGCGCTTTATGGAACGTTGATAGACGCCATGATCTGGCTCTGTATCGTCAACGCGGTCACGCTCGTCGCTTACTCCTGGGCCGTGTTCAAAGCGAGCGACACGCCATTCTTCCAGGGACTTTACGTCAGTAGCCGGCCGATGATCGCCGCTTTCGTAATGGCCGTTGCGGTGCGCTATTTGCTTCACCTTCTCGCCGATCGCGTTCCCAACGCCACCCTTCAGGTTCTTATCGGCGCTGCCGTGGGCAGCGCCATCTATGCAATACTGATCCTGCTGACCGAACGTGCCCTGCTGGGGAAAATCCTGGGCATGGTCAAATCACGGCGTGCGCCGAATACCGCAACCCAGGGTTAG
- a CDS encoding glycoside hydrolase family 16 protein, with the protein MTTFVTRVQTRILLAAALSATAFTAPVNAQEGNGTSFIENFDSMDRSFWYVSDGWNNGSHQNCTWSKKLATVENGQLTLGFDQQKLGERNFACGEIQTKGRYRYGTYEARMKAATGTGLNSAFFTYIGPTDKKPHDEIDFEVLGKNTNQVQLNQYVSAKGGNEKLVPVAGGADAGFNDYAFVWEPQRLRYYVNGKLVHEVTDATKIPQNAQKIFFSLWGTDTLKDWMGKFAYAGPSQMVVDRFAFTALGDKCQFPESIACALN; encoded by the coding sequence ATGACAACATTTGTCACCCGCGTTCAGACACGCATTCTTCTTGCCGCCGCCCTCTCGGCCACGGCCTTCACAGCGCCCGTCAACGCCCAGGAAGGCAACGGCACGTCCTTCATCGAGAACTTCGATTCTATGGACCGGTCTTTCTGGTACGTTTCCGACGGCTGGAACAATGGTTCCCACCAGAACTGCACCTGGTCGAAGAAACTGGCGACGGTCGAAAACGGCCAACTGACGCTTGGTTTCGATCAGCAAAAACTCGGCGAACGCAACTTTGCCTGCGGTGAAATACAGACCAAGGGCCGTTACCGTTACGGCACCTATGAAGCGCGGATGAAGGCCGCAACAGGGACAGGCCTGAACTCCGCCTTTTTCACCTATATCGGCCCGACCGACAAGAAGCCGCATGACGAAATCGACTTCGAGGTTCTTGGCAAGAACACCAATCAGGTACAGCTCAATCAATATGTGTCCGCCAAGGGCGGCAATGAAAAGCTGGTGCCGGTGGCAGGTGGAGCCGATGCCGGTTTCAACGACTACGCCTTCGTCTGGGAACCACAGCGCCTGCGTTATTACGTCAACGGCAAGCTCGTCCATGAGGTGACGGACGCGACGAAAATTCCGCAGAACGCTCAGAAAATCTTCTTCAGCCTGTGGGGCACCGATACGCTGAAGGACTGGATGGGCAAGTTTGCTTATGCCGGGCCATCGCAGATGGTCGTTGACCGCTTCGCCTTCACCGCGCTGGGCGACAAATGTCAGTTCCCGGAAAGCATCGCCTGCGCTCTGAATTGA
- a CDS encoding creatininase family protein: MPNSYTHYHDENVTEPDLRATGAISVLPLGAHEQHGPHLPFETDTLIAEGIVTRLAAALPRHLPVSFLPAEPVGYSIEHMNVPGTKTLGYAEAVERWLGIAEAEYKKGVRKFVMLNAHGGNSPLMTIVATEARVRFGMLAVATSWTRFGVPANVITPEDKAIDIHGGDIETSVMLALHPERVAMKKAANFPSRQSDFTQRFKHLRAYGPHAFGWLMSDLNPDGVAGNAAAATAQKGERLISHAVNGLLELLEDIQAFDITLFHNKT, translated from the coding sequence ATGCCAAACTCATACACGCATTATCACGACGAAAACGTAACAGAGCCCGATCTTCGCGCAACAGGGGCAATTTCCGTGCTGCCGCTCGGCGCCCATGAGCAACACGGGCCGCACCTGCCCTTCGAGACCGACACACTGATTGCAGAAGGAATCGTCACCCGGCTCGCTGCCGCGCTGCCCCGCCATCTTCCTGTTTCTTTCCTGCCGGCAGAGCCCGTCGGTTATTCCATCGAGCACATGAATGTGCCCGGCACGAAGACGCTGGGTTACGCTGAAGCCGTCGAACGCTGGCTCGGCATTGCGGAGGCGGAATATAAAAAGGGCGTGCGCAAATTTGTGATGCTGAACGCTCATGGCGGCAATTCACCACTGATGACCATCGTCGCCACCGAGGCCCGCGTCCGTTTCGGCATGCTCGCCGTGGCGACGAGCTGGACGCGCTTCGGCGTGCCCGCAAATGTCATCACCCCCGAAGACAAGGCAATCGATATCCATGGCGGCGATATCGAGACCTCCGTCATGCTGGCGCTTCACCCCGAGCGTGTGGCGATGAAAAAGGCCGCCAATTTCCCGTCGCGGCAGAGTGATTTCACCCAACGTTTCAAGCATCTGCGCGCCTACGGTCCCCACGCCTTCGGCTGGCTGATGAGCGACCTCAACCCGGATGGCGTTGCCGGAAATGCCGCCGCCGCGACCGCGCAAAAGGGCGAGAGGCTCATTTCCCATGCGGTCAACGGCCTTCTCGAACTGCTTGAAGATATCCAGGCTTTTGACATAACGTTATTTCATAACAAAACTTGA
- a CDS encoding acyltransferase family protein — protein MTVDQNLSSRINLMRILLISGIVFVHVPHNAETSPFLGLYGFFDWLRVFLGDALFRIGVPCLSAISGYLLFRRGMSEFNYPATIRSKSKTVLLPFLLWNGALFAAVLLIQFFEVGVGYFPDLWNAGPREILSHGAALEQLPVNVPLYFLRDLFVCILLSPVLAFLMRRFALPTLAILLVVTAMPDLTIYIVQKKSILFSFSLGIALALHRVDVKALDPYALPIMVLTFIASAILATGLYFTGPEFTFWLNMSRNLLAVFGALGFWVSSSILIRSRLGQRLAETGSLSFWIFCAHYPLLVIMWMIWNKGGPDFYPAFYIAATLSAFVILIISNAQTRKYLPTLYSVLTGSRSGKRKATVAAVTKRASMIGPPTSETLYSQRQR, from the coding sequence GTGACTGTCGATCAGAACCTATCCTCCCGTATCAATTTGATGCGCATATTATTGATTTCAGGAATCGTGTTCGTGCATGTTCCGCACAATGCTGAAACCAGCCCGTTTCTCGGCCTTTACGGCTTTTTCGACTGGCTGCGGGTTTTTCTGGGCGACGCCCTGTTTCGCATTGGTGTGCCCTGTCTCAGCGCCATTTCCGGTTACCTGCTGTTTCGTCGCGGCATGAGTGAATTCAATTATCCGGCAACGATCCGCTCCAAATCGAAAACCGTGCTCCTGCCCTTCCTGCTGTGGAATGGCGCGCTGTTTGCCGCCGTGTTGCTGATTCAGTTTTTCGAAGTCGGCGTGGGATATTTCCCGGATCTCTGGAACGCCGGCCCGCGTGAAATCCTGAGCCACGGGGCGGCGCTGGAACAGTTGCCGGTCAATGTACCGCTTTATTTTCTGCGCGACCTTTTCGTCTGCATTCTGCTGTCTCCTGTCCTCGCATTTCTGATGCGCCGCTTCGCGCTGCCGACCCTTGCCATTTTGCTGGTCGTGACGGCCATGCCTGATCTCACGATCTACATCGTCCAGAAAAAATCGATCCTCTTCAGCTTCTCGCTCGGTATTGCGCTTGCGTTGCACCGTGTCGACGTCAAGGCGCTCGATCCTTACGCCCTGCCGATCATGGTGCTGACCTTCATCGCCTCTGCCATTCTGGCCACCGGTCTATATTTCACCGGTCCGGAGTTCACGTTCTGGCTAAACATGTCGCGCAATCTGCTCGCTGTCTTCGGCGCGCTCGGCTTCTGGGTGTCTTCATCCATCCTGATCCGCAGCCGGCTTGGCCAGCGGCTTGCCGAGACCGGCAGTCTGAGCTTCTGGATATTCTGCGCCCATTACCCGTTGCTGGTCATCATGTGGATGATCTGGAACAAAGGCGGGCCGGACTTTTATCCGGCTTTCTATATCGCTGCGACGTTGTCTGCCTTCGTCATTCTGATCATCAGCAACGCGCAGACGCGTAAATATCTGCCCACCCTCTATTCTGTGCTCACCGGAAGCCGCAGCGGCAAACGCAAGGCGACCGTCGCCGCCGTGACAAAACGGGCCTCCATGATCGGCCCGCCCACATCCGAAACGCTTTATTCGCAACGACAGAGGTGA